CTGAAAGATTTAACCCTGAATCAAAATTTGTATGGGTTTCTGATCGTTTCATTCAGTAGTAGTGATAACAGAAATAAACTGATAAAATTATCAGTTTTATGTCTACGTCAATTGTTTATTTATATATGCAGAAAAAGTAACTCTTAACTCATCATTTTTTTTACTTTCAGAACAATATTACCAAAAACAATACCAAATAAGCTACTATTTTAAAAGAAAAAGTAACCTAATGATTTATAGATTCTTCCGTTTGAAGAAAACAAGTGCAAAATATTTTACTATCAAGAAAAACAATTTTACACATGAGAAAGTAAATTAATTCCGGGAGCAAATCTTACCCTTTGATTACAGGTACTAATAACAATAAATATTAACTTAAGACTCTTCTGAAGAACTTAACCAATTTTGAAAGCCAGAAGAATAACAAGTTAAACCACAATAAGTGCAAATATATAAATTTTATTTATGTGCATAGTTATCACAATTTATTAGAAATTTAGTTGAATGCATCCGAATTAACTCCTGACTCTGAATAAAAAATTTGAATTAATCTGTTTGGCAATTCGGATAAAACATTGATATTTGCCTCCATACTGACAACCGAAAAACAATCACAAAAGGCCTGTAAGTAAGAATATACATTTTTATACAACAGGCCTTATTTATGGCAAGCAGTTGACCTGTCAAACTCAAACAAAACTATATCATCAAAATGAAAACACTTTGCAAAGCATTCTTTATTTGCCTTCTATCAATGATTTTGCTGGTTACAAAAGGTGAATCACAAACAATACAAATACAAGGTGAACAAACAGGTATATTGCAGGCTGACACAATTTTTATAACCGGAAATGTATTGGTCCCCTTTGGTGAGTTTTTAAAAATCTTACCAGGAACCAAAGTTATAGCAACCGGCTACTTCGGTTTTTTTATTGAAGGAAGCATACAAGCATTGGGAACAGTTGACAATCCGGTATTATTTACCATTTCAGACACTTCAGGGTTTTATAATCTTTATGACAGCCGCGGAGGCTGGGACGGCTTTGATTTTACGAACATCTCTTCTGTAGCCGATTCGTCAATTTTCAAACATTCTACATTTGAATTTGGCAAGGCAACAGGTGACTCATTGTCAAAAATGGGGGGAATGTTTAACATTAGAAATTTCAATAAAATTAAATTTACAGAATGCCATTTTAATCAGAATAAGGCAGTTTTCTGGGGTGGTGCTATTTTTGGAGAGCAAGCCGACATATCCATTGAAAATTGCCTTTTCAGCAACAACTACTGCGGTACTCCCGGTCCACCTTACGGATATGGAGGAGCTGTATGTTTCAGAAATTCAACAGCAGAAATAAACAAATGTGAGTTTGAAGCCAATCGTTCAACTGGCATTGGAGGCGGCGTTTCTTTTGAATATTCAGATATTTTGCTCACAAACTGTAAATTCCGCCTCAACTATAGCGGACTTGGCGGAGCTTTAGGTTACTTACGGTCGACTCCAGCGCGGTCCATAACCGGTAATCTTTTCACAGAAAACTCAGCGTTATTTTTTGGCGGAGCCATTTCCTGCAACAGAGCAAATCCACATTTCATCAACAATACCATTACAAACAATTCCTGTACTTCATACGGAGGAGGATTTTATTGCAATGACAGTGCTGCACCCGTAGTTGTAAATACTATTCTATACGGAAACCATGCGCCCTCAGGTGAACAGGTTTATATATGGGATGTTAATTCTGCTCCATCTTTCTATTATTGTAATATTGAAGGAAAAAGTGAAGCCTTCGGCGGAACAGGAGGAACCGGTTTTAACTCCCCTTATGTTGCGAACATTGATACATTGCCAGCGTTTTTGGGAAATGGCTTACACCCCTATGCATTGGCACCTGAGTCACCATGTGTAAATGCAGGTCAGCCTGACACAACCGGACTAATGTTGCCAGCTTATGACCTGGCAGGTAATAGCAGAATCTATGGCTCAAGAGTGGACATAGGAGCCTATGAACTACAATCAGGTCCATCATCTGTCAATCACAACTTCTCAGAACTGAAACCCCATTTCTGGCCCAATCCATTTACTGATCTGTTATATGTTAACCCTGCCGGATTTTCAGGAGAAACAGTACTCGTTCAAATGTCCGATTTACAAGGCCGAGTTATTCTCTCAGAAAACATTGCCAATCGTGAAGAAATCAAATTGGATCTCACAAAGCAACATTTAAGGGCCGGAATTTACTGTCTCCAAATTTCCGACAGTCAAAAATCAGTCACCCTGAAGATCTCAAAATCAGGGCAATGATAGAATTTGGAATAAAACTAAAGTAAGCCTGCCAATTCTTCCGCTTTTTCAATGCAAGAAAAGTACTGCAAAATACTTTTCTTGCATTTCTTTGTTGTAAAGGAATTGCAAAATTACAAAGCAGAGTTACAGGCAAAAACATGAATAAATATTGACAAACTAACCATAACCAGACAGATTAGTTTCTTACCGTTAAAATATAAACACATGTCAATACAATGATATTTAATCACTTACACTCTCATTTAATTTGCACGATGTTTAGTCAGGCATTCTTAATAATTTTTATACTTAAACAGGAGTAAATAATAAAATAATTTATAATTTTACATCAACCAATAATAATGTTATGCAAGGTATAGATTATTTATTTAGAAAAGATTACACCAAAGAGCCATTAAAAAACAATCAGGCCAGAAAAATCGGGTTAAAGCAATCCATCATCAAAGAATTGTACTTTCAGGGAGAGTTATCCATTTTTAAACTCAGCCAAACCATAAAGATGAGCACCCCCACCATCACAAGAGCAGTAGAGGAGCTTGTTGAAGAAAAACTTATTAAGGAGGTTGGGATTGGGGAATCAACCGGAGGCAGAAGACCCAGCCTTTTTGGGCTTAATCCGTCTGCCCGATATGTAATTGGCATTGACATTGAAAGATCTTTCATTAAAATTGGTGTTTTTGACTTTTTAAACAATCCGGTATCGGAAATACATGAACTAAATGAAGGGCTTGACACACATCCTGACATACTTGGTTTTATTGCTGAAAAAGTTTCTGAGCTACTTGAAGCCTATGGAATTGACCAAAATATAATACTTGGAATAGGGATTTCGCTTCCGGGCCTGATCGATATTCGAACCGGATTATCGTTCACTTACCTGAATACAGGGCGGCCGTTAGCGGAAATTATATATGAAAAAATTGGACTGCCTGTATTCATTGAGCATGACACCCGGGCCATGGCGTGGGGCGAGCAATCCTTTGGATTGGCCCGTGGCCACCAAAATGTTTTGTGCCTGAATGCAGGCTCCGGAATCGGGCTCAGCATTATTATCAATGGAAAAATTTACACAGGTCATTCAGGCTATTCAGGTGAATTTGGCCATATCCAGATTGAGCCCAACGGTCAGTTGTGTCATTGCGGAAAAATCGGGTGTATTGAAACAATTGCATCTGGGAAATCAATGATTAACAGAGCCAGAACTGAAATTGAAAATGGAGCTATTACCCGTATTAGTGAAACTATCGGAGGTGATTTAAACAAAATTAACATTAAACTTATCCTGAATGCTGCCAAGGAAGGTGATCAATTTGCCATTGACCTTCTGTATAAAATTGGCGAATCACTGGGAAGAGGTATTGGTACTTTAATCCACCTTTTTAACCCTGAACTTATTATTGTTGGCGGCGAAATGTCAAGAGCCACTGACCTCCTTATTGCTCCAATTGAGAGCAATCTGAATAAATACACTATTTCAAGAATAAGAAAGGATGCCCGCATTGTTGCTTCTGAGCTTGG
This Lentimicrobiaceae bacterium DNA region includes the following protein-coding sequences:
- a CDS encoding ROK family protein, encoding MQGIDYLFRKDYTKEPLKNNQARKIGLKQSIIKELYFQGELSIFKLSQTIKMSTPTITRAVEELVEEKLIKEVGIGESTGGRRPSLFGLNPSARYVIGIDIERSFIKIGVFDFLNNPVSEIHELNEGLDTHPDILGFIAEKVSELLEAYGIDQNIILGIGISLPGLIDIRTGLSFTYLNTGRPLAEIIYEKIGLPVFIEHDTRAMAWGEQSFGLARGHQNVLCLNAGSGIGLSIIINGKIYTGHSGYSGEFGHIQIEPNGQLCHCGKIGCIETIASGKSMINRARTEIENGAITRISETIGGDLNKINIKLILNAAKEGDQFAIDLLYKIGESLGRGIGTLIHLFNPELIIVGGEMSRATDLLIAPIESNLNKYTISRIRKDARIVASELGDNAKLLGTIALVMHKIFS
- a CDS encoding T9SS type A sorting domain-containing protein; amino-acid sequence: MKTLCKAFFICLLSMILLVTKGESQTIQIQGEQTGILQADTIFITGNVLVPFGEFLKILPGTKVIATGYFGFFIEGSIQALGTVDNPVLFTISDTSGFYNLYDSRGGWDGFDFTNISSVADSSIFKHSTFEFGKATGDSLSKMGGMFNIRNFNKIKFTECHFNQNKAVFWGGAIFGEQADISIENCLFSNNYCGTPGPPYGYGGAVCFRNSTAEINKCEFEANRSTGIGGGVSFEYSDILLTNCKFRLNYSGLGGALGYLRSTPARSITGNLFTENSALFFGGAISCNRANPHFINNTITNNSCTSYGGGFYCNDSAAPVVVNTILYGNHAPSGEQVYIWDVNSAPSFYYCNIEGKSEAFGGTGGTGFNSPYVANIDTLPAFLGNGLHPYALAPESPCVNAGQPDTTGLMLPAYDLAGNSRIYGSRVDIGAYELQSGPSSVNHNFSELKPHFWPNPFTDLLYVNPAGFSGETVLVQMSDLQGRVILSENIANREEIKLDLTKQHLRAGIYCLQISDSQKSVTLKISKSGQ